One genomic window of Solanum dulcamara chromosome 12, daSolDulc1.2, whole genome shotgun sequence includes the following:
- the LOC129877301 gene encoding probable glutathione S-transferase, producing the protein MANEEVILLDFWPSMYGMRVRVALAEKGVNFVYKEENMVEKSTILLEMNPIYKKIPVLIHNGKPICESLNVVQYIDEVWKDKVTFLPSDTYEKYQALFRADYVEKVFDTGRKLWMGKGGEQQRRKENYIDSLRMLEGILGDKLYFGGEKIGYLDISLIGICSWFYTYEKFGEFSTEVETPKIIAWVKRCMKRESVSKYVAEPLKVYDFALKIRKHYGIE; encoded by the exons ATGGCAAATGAAGAGGTGATTTTATTGGACTTTTGGCCTAGCATGTATGGCATGAGAGTCAGGGTAGCATTAGCTGAAAAAGGTGTCAATTTTGTAtacaaagaagaaaacatgGTTGAAAAAAGTACAATTCTTTTGGAAATGAATCCAATTTACAAGAAAATACCAGTTTTGATTCACAATGGAAAACCAATTTGTGAATCACTAAATGTTGTCCAGTATATTGATGAGGTATGGAAGGATAAAGTTACATTTCTTCCTTCTGATACTTATGAAAAATACCAAGCTTTGTTTCGGGCTGACTATGTGGAGAAG GTGTTTGATACGGGGCGTAAACTATGGATGGGAAAAGGAGGAGAACAACaaagaagaaaggaaaactACATAGATAGTTTAAGGATGCTAGAAGGAATTCTTGGAGATAAACTTTATTTTGGAGGTGAAAAAATTGGATACTTGGATATTTCTCTCATAGGAATTTGCAGTTGGTTTTATACTTATGAGAAATTTGGAGAATTTAGTACAGAAGTTGAGACACCAAAGATTATTGCATGGGTGAAAAGATGCATGAAAAGGGAAAGTGTCTCCAAATATGTTGCTGAACCCCTCAAGGTTTATGACTTTGCTTTGAAAATTAGAAAGCATTATGGGATAGAGTAG